In the genome of Pseudonocardia cypriaca, the window ACCGCTGTGGCGGCTGCTCGGCGCGCGCTCGCCCCGCGTGCCCGCCTACGCGTCGGGCATCGACATCGCCCTGTCCGACGAGGAGCTCGGCACGCTCCACAAGCGCTACGCCGAGCACGGCCTCACCGCGGCCAAGCTCAAGGGCGGGCTCGACGTCGAGCGGGACCGCGCGCGGCTGGAGTTGGTGCGCGACGTGCTCGCCGACGCAGGCGTCCGGCGTCCGGCGCTGATGCTCGACGCGAACGAGACGTGGTCGCGCAAGCAGGCCGTCCGCCACGTCGCCGAGCTGGAGCGGACCCTCGACCTGACGTGGGTGGAGGAGCCGGTGCGCCGCTGGGACGCCGAGGGGCTCGCCGCCGTCAGCCGGGGGATCCGCGCGTCCGTCGCGACCGGGGAGAACCTCACCGGCCTCGAGCAGTACCGGCCGCTGCTCGCCGCGGGCGGCGTGGACGTCGTGCAGGCAGGCGCGGTCTGGGGGATCACCCACTTCCTGCGGGTCGCGGTGCTCGCCCACGCGCACGACCTGCCGGTCAGCCCCGTCGGCGGCACGCCGAACCCGCTCGTGCACGCCGCCGCCGCGGTGCCCAACCTCATCGCCTGCGAGCTGCAGGACCTCGACGACCCGCTCGGCGTCCACACCGACCTCCAGGTGTGTGACGGCGCGATCGTGCTGGGCGAGCGCGCGGGCATCGGCGTGGAGCTGGACGAGGCGGCGATGGTGCCGTCGACGAGGGCGGCAGACGGGGCGGGACCTCACGTGCGCCCACCCGACGCGGGCCGCCGGCTGGGTTGAGGGAGCTCGTCCAGGCCCAGGACGCGGTCCAGCAGGCGGAGGCGGTACACGAGGGTCAACGCGGCGAACCAGAGCGCGAGCGCGGGGAGGACGGCGCGGAACACCGGCGGCGCGGGCCCCGTCAGCCCGAAGTAGTCCGACAGCGCCGGCACGAACAGCACCGCGGCGAACGCGACGACGAGCACGGCGACCAGCACCGCAGGGCGCCGGTCGCCGGTGGGCCGGGTCCAGGCGGCGAAGAACCGGGTGGGCGGGAAGAGGAACAGGATGAGCACGAACGAGGCCAGCCCGACGAACGTCGAGAGGCCCGTCTGCGCGCCGATCGTGGCAGCGGCGTCGGCGAAGTCCGTGTCGGTCCCGTAGGACAGGCCGGTGTACCGCTCGAACTCGCTGATCACTTCCTCCGGCGTCCGTCCGGTGCTGAAGCCCTGCGAGACCACCTTGTAGAGGTAGGCGTAGACGGCGGTGCCGAACGCAGCCGTCACGAGCGCGGCCGGGATGACGAACCGGGCGAGGTTGCCCAGCAGCCGCTCGTCGGGCCGGACGGGCCGGGCCCACAGGGTGAGGAACAGCGTCGGGACGCCGACCGTGAGCAGCGTCAGCCCGACCTGCGTGGGGGAGTAGGGGAAGCCGAGCCCGAGCATGGTGACCGCGAGGATCACCACGCCCTGCGTGGCGACGCGGGTCAGGAACACGTACATCGACGCCGCGACGCCTGCGATGATGCGCCTGCCTTCGGCCCTGGCGGGCAGCAGCGCGGCGAACGAGTCGTCGAGGAGCACGACGTCGGCGACGTCGCGGGTCACGGCGCTCCCGCTGCGCATCGCCACCCCGACGTGGGCGCCCTTGAGCGCGCGGGCGTCGTTCACGCCGTCGCCGATCATGGCGACGTGGTGGCCCTGGCGGCGCAGCGACGCGACGATCCGCTCCTTCTGCTCGGGGGCCACCCGGCCGAAGACGGTGGTCCGCGCGACCAGCCGGTCCAGCGCCGCATCGTCCGGCGCGTCGAGCTCGGCGCCCGCGACCGGGACGCCGGCCCGCAGGCCCGCCTGCGACGCGAGCGCGGCGACGGTGCGCGGGTCGTCACCCGACAGCACCTTGAGCGCCACGCCTTCGCCGGCGAAGCGCCGGATGCTCTCGGCCACCTCGGGACGCAGCTCGTCGGCCAGCGCGACGATCCCGACCGCCTCCAGCGATGGCAACGCCGCGCGCCCGTCGCCGTCACGGAGGCCGGCGTCCGGGTCGGTGGCGCGGGCCAGCACCAGCACCCGCAGGCCCATCGACGCGCGCCCGACGACGGACGCCCCGATGTCGGTGCCCCTCAGCTGCGGAGCGAGCGCGTCCGGCGCACCGAGGACCCACGCGCCGTCCGTGGTGACCACCCCCGACCAGCGCAGCGAGGATGCGAACGGCACCTCGTCGCGGACCTCCCACGCCGTGCCGGGCAGGTTCGCGGCCAGCGCGACGGTGGTGAGGTTCGGGGTGGTGGCCGTGCGCGCGAACGACCCGACCGCGGCCTCCACCTCCGCGGCGTCCCTCCCGCCGAGCGGCTCGATCTCCTTCAGCGTCAGGCGACCGGTGGTGAGCGTGCCCGTCTTGTCGGTGCAGACGACGTCGACGTGGCTGATCGACTCGACGGCGTTGACCTGCTGCACCAACGCCCCCCGGCGGGCGATGAGGGCCGCCCCCCGGGTGTAGGCGAGCGTGATGAGGAAGAACAGGCCGTAGGGCACCAGCCCGGACAGCACCGCCGTGATCTGCACGACGCGCAGCAGCGTGAACCCCTCCAGCGCGGCCTGGGCCAGGATCGCCCCGCTCATCAGCACGACCAGCGCCATCACGAGCCGCACCACGAAGTCGATCCGGCGCTGCAGCGGGGTCTTGTCGGTCGTCACCCGGCGCGCCTCGGCGGTGAGCCGGCCCGCGTAGCTCGCCGCGCCCACCTCACGGGCTTCCTGGTACCCCTCCCCGGCCACGCAGAGGGTCCCGGAGCGCAGGTCGTCGCCCGGCTCCTTCACCACCGGCTCGGACTCGCCCGTGAGCAGGGACTCGTCGGCCTCGATCCAGCCACCCGGGAGCAGTGGTCCGTCCACGACTATCTGGTCGCCCGCCCGCACCCGCACGACGTCGCCGCGCACGACCTCGGCCGGCGCCAGCGGCACGTCGGCGCCGTCGCGGACCACGACCACCTGCGCCGCGTCGAGCAGCTGCAGCCCGTCGAGCTTCCGCTTCGCCCCGATCTCCTGCGCCGCGCTGATCACGGCGTTGACCAGGCCCAGCCCCACGCTGACGAACGCGTCGTTGTAGCGGCCCATCGCGAGGAGTGCCGCGCCGATGACGAACAGGATCGAGTTGTAGAAGGAGAAGACGTTGGTGCGCAGAATCGTCGCGTAGGTGCGTGACGTGCTGCTGACGGGCGTGTTCGCCTCGCCGGCGCTACGCCGCGCGGCCGCCTCGGCCGAGGTCAGGCCGGGAGGTGCCGCCACGTCCATGGCCGGCACAGTAGGTCAACGAGCTGTGCGCGACGTGAGTAACACGGCCGTGGTGTTCGCGCTGACGACGAGCGCGATGGCGAGCCAGTCGAGCGGGGCGAGCGCCTCGCCGAGCACGACGGCGCCGATGGCGGCGGCGAACACGGGGCTCAGGCTCATGAACAGCCCGAAGGAGTGAGCGGGGACGCGGCGGAGCGCCAACAGATCCGCGAGGAACGGGACGGCGGACGACAGCACACCGGCGGTCGCCGCGCAGGCGAGCGCGGCCGGGGTCGGCGGATGCGCGACGAGGACACCGACCCCGATCGGCACGTACACGAGGCCCGACACGGCACCGGCGGCGGCCGACCCCTCCAGGCCCGGCAACCGCCGGCCAACCGTGCGGTTGAGCAGGATGTAGATCGCCCAGCAGAGCGCCGCGAGCAGCCCGAGGCCGACGCCGACGTAGTCGCTCGACGGCTGCGGCCTGGTGAGGAGGACGACCCCGGCCGCGGCGAGCACCGCACAGCCCAACGTGACGTGGCGCCGTGCGCCGGCCACGGCGACGGTGAGCGGGCCGAGGAACTCCAGCGTGACCGCGAGCCCGAGGCCGATGCGGTCGATCGCCGTGTACAGCGAGACGTTCATGGTGGCGAACACCGCGGCGAGCCCGAGCACCGGCAACCACTGGCGCCGCGTGAACGCCCGCAGCCGCGGCCGCCCGACGGCCAGCAGCACGACGCCTGCCACCCACTGCCGTACCGCCACCACGCCGACCGGCCCGATGACGTCGAAGGCGAACGCGCCGACGGCCGCCCCGGTCTGGCTCGACAGGCTGCTGGCGAGCATCAACCCCACGCCGGCGGCGCTGCCCGTCTGCCGCGACCGGATCTCGGTTTCCATGCGGCCAGAATGCGCTCCGACCGCTCATTCTCAAAATGCATCCACTGCTTTCTCGATACGCTGGACGTATGGACGTCGAGCTGCGTCACCTCCGCTGCCTCGTCGCGATCGTCGACGCGGGCGGGTTCACCGGAGCCGCCGCGGCGCTGGGCGTCACGCAGCCGTCCGTCTCCCGCGCGCTCGCCGCGCTCGAGGACGCCCTCGGGGTGCGGGTGCTGCGCCGCACCAGCCGGGAGGTCGTGCTCACCGCGGCGGGGGAGCGGGTGCTGGCCCGGGCCCGGCGGGTGCTCGCCGAGGTCGACGACCTCACCACCGAGGCGCGCAGCGGCCACACCCGGCTCCGGCTCGGCCACGCGTGGGCGGCCCTCGGCGAGCACACCGTCGAGCTGCAACGGCGGTGGGCGGCGGAGCACCCGGAGGTCTCGCTGCACCTGGTGCGCACCAACACCCCGACCGGTGGACTGGCCGAAGGTGCCTGCGACATCGCGGTGGTGCGCACCCCGTCCGGCCCGGATCGGCTCGATCCCGCCCGGTTCGCCGGCGCCGTCGTCGGCCTGGAGGCCCGCTACTGCGCACTCGCGGCGGACGACCGCCTCGCCCGGCGCCGCCGGCTGCGCCTCGCCGAGCTGGGCGACCGCACCCTCGCGGTCGACCCGCACACCGGCACCACCACCGTCGACCTCTGGCCGCCCGGCGCGCGCCCAGCCGTGGAGGAGATCCACGACGTCGACGACTGGCTCGCGGTCATCGCCAGCGGCCGCTGCGTCGGCGTCACCGCGGAGAGCACGCTCACCCAGTACCGGCGTCACGGCGTCGTCTTCCGCAGGCTGCGCGACGCGCCGCCGGTCCCGGTGCGGTTGGTGTGGTGGCGGGACGACCCGCATCCGGCGGCCACGGACGTGGTGGGGCTGCTGGCGGAGCTCTACCGGCGGCGGGTTCGCCCGAGCGGCGCCCCCGCATAGACGGCGTTGATGCCATCCATCCCGACTATCTGTTTCCGGTCCCGCGAACTGGTTCCTACCGTGCAATGCATGCGGATCGTGGTGTGCCGGCTCGACGAGTTCCCGCCGGGTGAGCGGCGCATCGTGCAGGCGGGGCGGCGTTCGATCGGCGTCTTCCGGGTGGGCGACCGGTTCTACGCGATCAACAACTACTGCCCGCACCAGGGCGGGCCGCTCTGCCTCGGGCGGACCAAGCCGTGGGTGAGCTCGTCGGGCCCGGGGGAGTTCGTCCTCGCGGAGGACGACGCGCTGCTCGCGTGCCCGTGGCACGGATGGGAGTACGACCTCGCCACCGGCCAGTCCTTCCTCGGGCCGGGTGAGCCGCCGGTCCGCACGTACGAGGTGTCCGTCGAGCCCGATGCGGCGCCGGGGGCCGAGGCACGCAACGGGCGGATGCCAGGGCCGTACGTCGCCGACACGTTCCCGGTGCACGTCGAGGACGCCTACGTCGTGGTCGAGACCACTCCCCGCCCGGCAGCGGAGCCGGGCGTACGCGCAGTCGCAGGAGGTTCGGAATGACGAGCACGCTGCCGAGGGAACGGAGCGCCGGTCCGCGCACCGGCTACCCGATCGTCGACTCGGACATCCATCCGCACGCGCTGCCCCGCGACATCCTCCCGCGGCTGTCCGCGCAGCACCGCAGGCGGTTCGAGATGTTCGGCAGCCGCGTGCCGGGCCCGCCGGAGATCTACCCGCGCGTGCGGAACTCCGGGTTCCGGCTCGACTCGTGGCCAGAGGGCGGGTTCCCCGGCAGCGACCTGCAGATGGCGCGTGACCAGCTGCTCGACGAGTACGGGATCGACCACGGCGTCCTCATCCCGCTGCAGGGGCACAGCTGGGGCGTCGAGCAGCCCCACTACGCCGCGGGGCTCTGCCGGGCGCTGAACGACTGGATCACCGAGGAGTGGCTCGACCGGGAGCCCCGGCTCCGCAGCTCCATCGCGATCCCCATCGAGTCGCCCGACCTCGCCGCCGAGGAGATCACCCGCCGGGCGAGCGACCCGCGGTTCGTGCAGGTGCTGCTGTCGACGGGCGGCGAGTCCGGCTTCGGCGTGCGCCGGTACTGGCCGATCTACCGGGCGGCCGCCGAGGCCGGGCTGCCGATCGCGGCGCACACCGGGGGGCTGGAGCAGCACCGCGGGGCGGGCTGGCCGTCGTTCTACCTCGAAGAGCACGTGTGGAACGGCAACACGATGGCCTCGCTGGTGACGAGCATGCTCTGCGAGGGGGTGTTCACCGAGTTCCCGGACCTGCAGGTGGTCTGCGTGGAGGGCGGGATCGCGTGGGCGGGCCCGCTGATGTGGGCGCTCGACGAGGCGTGGTCGCAGCTGCGCGAGGACGTCCCGCACCTCACGCGGCCGCCCTCGGAGTACATCCGGGAACACGTCTGGTTCACCACCCAGCCCGTCGAGGAACCCGACGACCCGGCGCACCTGGAGACCGCGCTGCGGCACATCGGGATGAACGACCGGATCATGTTCGCCTCCGACTACCCGCACTGGGACTTCGACTCGCCCCGCCAGGCGCCGAAGCTGTTCCCGGCCGCGCTGCGCCGCGACATCATGGGCTCGAACGCCTGCCGCCTGTACGGGCTGCCGGAGCGGGAGGCGGCGGCATGACCGGCGTCCAGACGGCGGTCATCGACACCGACGTCCACTGCTCGCCGAAGTCGCTCACCGACTTCGCGCCCTACCTCGACGCGTACTGGCGCGGCTACATCACCGAAGGCGGGCTCGCGCTCTCGCCCACGCAGGGCGGGGCCTACCCGCCGGCGGCGCCCACGAGCGGCGCGGCCGCGCCCACGTCGGTGGAGCAGCTGCGCGAGGGCTTCCTCGACGTGCAGGGGCCACAGCTGGCCGTGCTGAACTGCACCACCTCGTTCCACTGCAACCGCAACCCGTACTACGAGGCGGCGCTGTGCCGGGCGGTCAACGACTGGCTGGTGGCCGAGTGGCTGGAGCGGGACGACCGGCTGCGGGCGAGCATGGTCGTTCCCATCCTGAACACCGAAGCGGCCGTGGCCGAGATCGAGCGGATCGGCGACCACCCGCGGATCGTGCAGGTGCTGCTGCCCGTGCGCACCGACGCGCCGTGGGGCAACGTGCGGCACCGGCCGCTGCTGCGGGCCGCTGCCGAGCGCGGCCTGGCCGTCGGGCTGCACGCGTGGGGCCGGATCGGCAACGCGCCGACGTCCAGCGGGATGACCCACACCTACCTCGAGGACTACCTGGCCAACTCGCAGATCGTCGTGCAGGCGCAGGTGACGAGCCTGGTCACCGAGGGCGTGTTCGCGCAGCTGCCGGACCTGCGGGTGACGCTGCTGGAGTGCGGGTTCTCGTGGCTGCCCACCCTGCTGTGGCGGTTCGACAAGGACTGGAAGGGCGTCTGGCGCGAGGTCCCCTGGCTGGACGCGAAGCCGTCGGAGACCGCGCGGCGCCACCTGCGCCTCACCACGGCGCCTGCCCACCTGCCGCGCGACCCGGACCAGGTGCGGGAGGCGCTCGACCTGGTCGATGCGGGCTCGATGCTGCTCCACGCGAGCGACCACCCGCACGCCCACGGGTCCGGCGGGGAACGGTTGCTCGCGGCGCTCTCCGACGAGGAGCGGGAACGTGTGCTGGGCGGCAACGCCGCCGCCTGGTACGCCCTCGGGTGATGCTGGAGGGATTCGCAGCCACTGACGTCCGCACGCCATCGGGTGCGCGGATCCGGGTGCGGACGGCGGGCAGCGGTCCGCCGGTGGTGCTGCTGCACGGCTACCCGCAGACCTCCGCGATGTGGCACCTCGTCGCCCCCGAGCTGGCGCGCGACCACACGGTGGTGCTCGCCGACCTCCCCGGCTACGGCGACAGCGCCGCGCCACCCGATGCGCCCGTCGAGGCGTTCGGGAAGCGTGCGATGGCCGCCGTGATCGCGGCGGCCATGGCTGAGCTGGGGTTCGACCGGTTCGCGGTGGTCGGGCACGACCGCGGCGCCCGGTGCGCCTACCGGATGGCGCTGGACCACCCGGAGGCCGTCACGGCGCTCGGCGTGCTCGACATCCTGCCGACCGCGGACGTGTTCGCCCGGGTCGACGCCGCGTTCGCCCGCGCGGCGTGGCACTGGTTCTTCCTGGCGCAGCCCGGCGACCTGCCGGAGCGGTTGATCGCCGCCGACCCGGACGCGTTCTTCCTGCGTGGTCCGACGCCGTTCACCCCGGAAGCGGTGGCCGCCTACCGCGCGGCCTGGTCGCGGCCCGAGGTGATCCACGCGATGTGCCAGGACTACCGGGCGGGCGCGACCGTGGACGTCGCCGATGACGAGGCCGACCGCGGGCTGCGCACGATCGACTGCCCGACGCTGGTCCTCTGGGGGACCCGTGGCCCGGTCGGCCGCGAGCCCGACGCGCTGGAGAGCTGGCGGGCCTGGGCACCCTCCGCCACCGGGCAGGCGCTGGAGTGCGGGCACTACGTCGCGGAGGAGCGCCCGGCCGAGACGATCGTCGCGGTTCGGGAGCTGTTAGGCAGATCCATACTGGACGGGTGGTGAGGCGAGCGACGTCGCTGGCGAACCTCGACCTGAACCTCCTGGTGATCCTGCGGGAGCTGCTGCGCGAGCGGAACGTCACGCGCGCGGCGCGCCAGGTCGGGATCACCCAGCCGGCGGCCAGCGCGGCGCTGGCCCGCCTGCGCCGCCACTTCGGCGACGAGCTGCTCGAACGCACCCGCGGGGGCTTCGTGCTCACCCCGCTCGGCGCGCACCTCGCCACGCAGATCGAGACGGTGTGCGCAGGCGTGGAGCGGCTCTTCTCCACCGATGCCGCGTTCCGGCCGGAGGACTCCGAGCGGGAGTTCGTCGTGCTCGTGCCGGACTACGTGCTCGCGGCGCTCGGGGAGTCGCTGTCGCGGGCCATGCACGAGGCGGCGCCCCGCACCCGGCTGCACGTCAAGGTGGTCCACGAGTCGATGCCGGCCGACCTCGCCGAGGCCCTCCGGGTGATCGACGGCATCGTGTCCGTGCCGATGCCGCGGTTCCAGGTGGCGGGGATCCGCGGCATGGAGGTCTTCCGGGACCGGTGGGTCTGCGTGGTGGCGGCGGACAACCCCGTCGGCGACCGCCTGGAGCTGGCGGACCTCGAACGCCTGCCGTGGGTCGTCCCGCACCACCCGGACGGCGAGTACCCGCCCACCTCGCCGCTCGCACCGCTCTTCGCGCGGCTGTCCGCGCGCCCCCGGGTTGCCGTGCGGGTGGACAGCTACCAGGCCACCCCGTACTTCGTCGCGGGTACGGACCGGGTCGCGGTGATGCAGCGGCGGCTGGCGCTGCGTCTCGCCGACCGGCCGGACCTGCGGGTGCTCGAGTGCCCCGGTGACCCGCCGCCGATCGTCGAGACGCTGTGGTGGCACGCGAAGAACGACGAGGACGAGGCGCACACCTGGTTCCGGTCCATGGTCGCGCGGGCGGCGGAGGACGGCGACGGGCGCCACCGCCCCCGGTAGGCGAGATCAGCTGGAGCTTGTTGGCGACAATCGTTCCCAGTAAGGTGACTGTCGGTCAGTCGTAGATGGGGGACGTTGGTGCTCTGGAAGATCGAAGCTCCTCGGGGATCGGCACGTGGTCGTCGGCTCGCGGTCGTCGGCTCGCTGTTCCTCGTCTCCGACATCGGGTACTCGTTCCTCCTCGCCGCCCTCGCCACGATCCTGCTGCAGCGCGGGGTGGCGCTCGAGACCGTTGGCCTGATCAACCTGCTGGGCACGATCTACTTCGCCCGCTTCCTGGTGGGCCCGCTGGTCGACCGGTTCGGCCACTACCGCAGATGGCTGATCAGCACGCAGGTGGTGCTGGTGCTCGCGTTCTGCACGCTCTCGGTACTGGATCCCGTGGGCGACCTGCCCACGGTGCTCGCGGTCGTGACGGTGCTGCTGGTGGTGTCGGCGGTCCACGACACCGCCTTGGGCGGGTTGTCGGTGCGGCTGTTGCCGCCGGCCGAGCGCGGAACCGGCAACGGCGTGCAGGCGGCCGCCGCCGTCGCGTCGATCTTCATCGGGGGCGGCGGCGCCCTCCTGCTCTACGCGTACGCGGGCTGGACGGTCACCACGCTGGTCGTCGCGTCGGTGTTCACGGTGCCGCTCGCGGTGCTCGCCCGGTTCACCGAGCCGGTCCCGCCGCAGGACGCGGTCCGGGGAAGGGGCGCAGGCTGGCGAGACCTGCTCGCGGTCCTCCGCGTGCCACGGACCGCGTTGTGGGCCCTCGCGGTCATCCCGTGCTTCGTCGTGGGGATCTTCGTGGTGAACGCGGTGCAGACGGCCATGCTGCTCGCGGCCGGGTGGAGCGTCGACCGGATCGCCTTCGTGCAGTACACGCTCGCCGTGGTCGCCGGCATGGCGACCGGGGTCGGCACCGGGGTGGCGATCAGCCGGTGGGGCAGGCGGCGGACGGTCGTCGTGATCGGGGTCGGGATCGTCGTCGCGGTCGCAGCACACCTTCCCCTCGCAGGCGGCGACGGAGGCCCGCTCGCGGCGATCGCCGTGGTGCTGGCCACCGCGGTCTACTGCGCACAGGCGACGTGGATCTACACCGTGTGCATGGATCTCTCCCGCGGATCGGCGGCCGCAACCGACTTCACGGTGCAGACGTCCGTGAGCGGGTTCGTCCGGATGGTCACCACCGGACCCGCCCTGGTGCTCGCCGGGCAGATCGGCTACCCGTGGCTGATCACCGGCGCGCTCGGGCTCGCGCTCGCCGGTGCCGTGGTCACGGCCGCATGGGCTCGGACGCACACCGTGCCCTGAGCGCGACCGCCTTCCGCGTTGCGAAAGCTGCGTCGAGGCGGGGGTCGTGCGCGGGCATCGTGAGGTGCATGAGCATGACCACCCGCGCCGCGATCTGCCGGGAACCGCGCACGCCGTGGGAGATCACCGACGTCGAGCTCGACGACC includes:
- a CDS encoding mandelate racemase/muconate lactonizing enzyme family protein, with the protein product MRITGYRTLTTVHERGRPLGDANGVIADGVTVTPIVLVDTDAGITGVGLGPHPELDRVFPAIEGEDPRAVTALYDRMLDRVFKAGHGGAVFGTIGALDTALWDIKAKAAGEPLWRLLGARSPRVPAYASGIDIALSDEELGTLHKRYAEHGLTAAKLKGGLDVERDRARLELVRDVLADAGVRRPALMLDANETWSRKQAVRHVAELERTLDLTWVEEPVRRWDAEGLAAVSRGIRASVATGENLTGLEQYRPLLAAGGVDVVQAGAVWGITHFLRVAVLAHAHDLPVSPVGGTPNPLVHAAAAVPNLIACELQDLDDPLGVHTDLQVCDGAIVLGERAGIGVELDEAAMVPSTRAADGAGPHVRPPDAGRRLG
- a CDS encoding HAD-IC family P-type ATPase: MDVAAPPGLTSAEAAARRSAGEANTPVSSTSRTYATILRTNVFSFYNSILFVIGAALLAMGRYNDAFVSVGLGLVNAVISAAQEIGAKRKLDGLQLLDAAQVVVVRDGADVPLAPAEVVRGDVVRVRAGDQIVVDGPLLPGGWIEADESLLTGESEPVVKEPGDDLRSGTLCVAGEGYQEAREVGAASYAGRLTAEARRVTTDKTPLQRRIDFVVRLVMALVVLMSGAILAQAALEGFTLLRVVQITAVLSGLVPYGLFFLITLAYTRGAALIARRGALVQQVNAVESISHVDVVCTDKTGTLTTGRLTLKEIEPLGGRDAAEVEAAVGSFARTATTPNLTTVALAANLPGTAWEVRDEVPFASSLRWSGVVTTDGAWVLGAPDALAPQLRGTDIGASVVGRASMGLRVLVLARATDPDAGLRDGDGRAALPSLEAVGIVALADELRPEVAESIRRFAGEGVALKVLSGDDPRTVAALASQAGLRAGVPVAGAELDAPDDAALDRLVARTTVFGRVAPEQKERIVASLRRQGHHVAMIGDGVNDARALKGAHVGVAMRSGSAVTRDVADVVLLDDSFAALLPARAEGRRIIAGVAASMYVFLTRVATQGVVILAVTMLGLGFPYSPTQVGLTLLTVGVPTLFLTLWARPVRPDERLLGNLARFVIPAALVTAAFGTAVYAYLYKVVSQGFSTGRTPEEVISEFERYTGLSYGTDTDFADAAATIGAQTGLSTFVGLASFVLILFLFPPTRFFAAWTRPTGDRRPAVLVAVLVVAFAAVLFVPALSDYFGLTGPAPPVFRAVLPALALWFAALTLVYRLRLLDRVLGLDELPQPSRRPASGGRT
- a CDS encoding EamA family transporter gives rise to the protein METEIRSRQTGSAAGVGLMLASSLSSQTGAAVGAFAFDVIGPVGVVAVRQWVAGVVLLAVGRPRLRAFTRRQWLPVLGLAAVFATMNVSLYTAIDRIGLGLAVTLEFLGPLTVAVAGARRHVTLGCAVLAAAGVVLLTRPQPSSDYVGVGLGLLAALCWAIYILLNRTVGRRLPGLEGSAAAGAVSGLVYVPIGVGVLVAHPPTPAALACAATAGVLSSAVPFLADLLALRRVPAHSFGLFMSLSPVFAAAIGAVVLGEALAPLDWLAIALVVSANTTAVLLTSRTAR
- a CDS encoding LysR family transcriptional regulator, with the protein product MDVELRHLRCLVAIVDAGGFTGAAAALGVTQPSVSRALAALEDALGVRVLRRTSREVVLTAAGERVLARARRVLAEVDDLTTEARSGHTRLRLGHAWAALGEHTVELQRRWAAEHPEVSLHLVRTNTPTGGLAEGACDIAVVRTPSGPDRLDPARFAGAVVGLEARYCALAADDRLARRRRLRLAELGDRTLAVDPHTGTTTVDLWPPGARPAVEEIHDVDDWLAVIASGRCVGVTAESTLTQYRRHGVVFRRLRDAPPVPVRLVWWRDDPHPAATDVVGLLAELYRRRVRPSGAPA
- a CDS encoding Rieske (2Fe-2S) protein yields the protein MRIVVCRLDEFPPGERRIVQAGRRSIGVFRVGDRFYAINNYCPHQGGPLCLGRTKPWVSSSGPGEFVLAEDDALLACPWHGWEYDLATGQSFLGPGEPPVRTYEVSVEPDAAPGAEARNGRMPGPYVADTFPVHVEDAYVVVETTPRPAAEPGVRAVAGGSE
- a CDS encoding amidohydrolase family protein; its protein translation is MTSTLPRERSAGPRTGYPIVDSDIHPHALPRDILPRLSAQHRRRFEMFGSRVPGPPEIYPRVRNSGFRLDSWPEGGFPGSDLQMARDQLLDEYGIDHGVLIPLQGHSWGVEQPHYAAGLCRALNDWITEEWLDREPRLRSSIAIPIESPDLAAEEITRRASDPRFVQVLLSTGGESGFGVRRYWPIYRAAAEAGLPIAAHTGGLEQHRGAGWPSFYLEEHVWNGNTMASLVTSMLCEGVFTEFPDLQVVCVEGGIAWAGPLMWALDEAWSQLREDVPHLTRPPSEYIREHVWFTTQPVEEPDDPAHLETALRHIGMNDRIMFASDYPHWDFDSPRQAPKLFPAALRRDIMGSNACRLYGLPEREAAA
- a CDS encoding amidohydrolase family protein, which codes for MTGVQTAVIDTDVHCSPKSLTDFAPYLDAYWRGYITEGGLALSPTQGGAYPPAAPTSGAAAPTSVEQLREGFLDVQGPQLAVLNCTTSFHCNRNPYYEAALCRAVNDWLVAEWLERDDRLRASMVVPILNTEAAVAEIERIGDHPRIVQVLLPVRTDAPWGNVRHRPLLRAAAERGLAVGLHAWGRIGNAPTSSGMTHTYLEDYLANSQIVVQAQVTSLVTEGVFAQLPDLRVTLLECGFSWLPTLLWRFDKDWKGVWREVPWLDAKPSETARRHLRLTTAPAHLPRDPDQVREALDLVDAGSMLLHASDHPHAHGSGGERLLAALSDEERERVLGGNAAAWYALG
- a CDS encoding alpha/beta fold hydrolase, which codes for MLEGFAATDVRTPSGARIRVRTAGSGPPVVLLHGYPQTSAMWHLVAPELARDHTVVLADLPGYGDSAAPPDAPVEAFGKRAMAAVIAAAMAELGFDRFAVVGHDRGARCAYRMALDHPEAVTALGVLDILPTADVFARVDAAFARAAWHWFFLAQPGDLPERLIAADPDAFFLRGPTPFTPEAVAAYRAAWSRPEVIHAMCQDYRAGATVDVADDEADRGLRTIDCPTLVLWGTRGPVGREPDALESWRAWAPSATGQALECGHYVAEERPAETIVAVRELLGRSILDGW
- a CDS encoding LysR family transcriptional regulator; the encoded protein is MVRRATSLANLDLNLLVILRELLRERNVTRAARQVGITQPAASAALARLRRHFGDELLERTRGGFVLTPLGAHLATQIETVCAGVERLFSTDAAFRPEDSEREFVVLVPDYVLAALGESLSRAMHEAAPRTRLHVKVVHESMPADLAEALRVIDGIVSVPMPRFQVAGIRGMEVFRDRWVCVVAADNPVGDRLELADLERLPWVVPHHPDGEYPPTSPLAPLFARLSARPRVAVRVDSYQATPYFVAGTDRVAVMQRRLALRLADRPDLRVLECPGDPPPIVETLWWHAKNDEDEAHTWFRSMVARAAEDGDGRHRPR
- a CDS encoding MFS transporter encodes the protein MLWKIEAPRGSARGRRLAVVGSLFLVSDIGYSFLLAALATILLQRGVALETVGLINLLGTIYFARFLVGPLVDRFGHYRRWLISTQVVLVLAFCTLSVLDPVGDLPTVLAVVTVLLVVSAVHDTALGGLSVRLLPPAERGTGNGVQAAAAVASIFIGGGGALLLYAYAGWTVTTLVVASVFTVPLAVLARFTEPVPPQDAVRGRGAGWRDLLAVLRVPRTALWALAVIPCFVVGIFVVNAVQTAMLLAAGWSVDRIAFVQYTLAVVAGMATGVGTGVAISRWGRRRTVVVIGVGIVVAVAAHLPLAGGDGGPLAAIAVVLATAVYCAQATWIYTVCMDLSRGSAAATDFTVQTSVSGFVRMVTTGPALVLAGQIGYPWLITGALGLALAGAVVTAAWARTHTVP